CATCCGTGAAAAGCACGTTGACACATTACAGGAGGCCCTCCTAGTGTCATGACCGTGAAGGCTTTGACACATGACAGCGCGCGGGCCCGCACCTCGGCGGGACTCGTCCTGGCGGTCGCCTCGGCGACCTCGTTCGGGCTCTCCGGCGCGCTCGCGCGCGGGCTGCTCGACACCGGGTGGAGCGCCGGTGCCACGGTGGCGCTGCGCATCTCCATCGCCGCCGCCGTGCTGCTCGTCCCGGGCGTGCTGGCCCTGCGCGGCCGCTGGCACCTGCTGCGGGCCAGCGCCGGGACCGTGGTGGTCTACGGCATCGCCGCGGTCGCCGGGGCGCAGCTGTGCTACTTCTACGCCGTCACCTACCTGCAGGTCAGCGTCGCGCTGCTGCTGGAGTACACCGCGCCGGTCGCGGTGGTCGTGTGGCTGTGGCTGCGCCACGGGCACCGGCCCACCGGCCTCACCGTCGCCGGGGCGGCGCTGTCGGCGGCCGGCCTGGTGCTGGTCCTCGACGTGCTGTCGGGCGCCGACCTGAGCGCGGTCGGGGTGCTGTGGGCGCTCGGCGCGATGGTCGGCGCGGCGACGTACTTCGTGATCTCGGCCGACGAGGGCAACGGGCTGCCGGGGCTGACCCTGGCCGCGGGCGGGCTGCTCGTCGGCGCCGTCGTCCTGCTGGTCGCGGGCGCCACCGGCCTGCTGCCGTTCGACGCCTCGACGCGCGACGCGGTCTACGACGGCCGCACCGTCGCCTGGTGGGTCCCCGTGGTCGTCCTCGGACTGGTCACGGCGGCCTTCTCCTACGTCACCGGGATCGCGGCGGGACGCCGCCTCGGCAGCAGGCTGGCGTCGTTCGTCGCGCTCGGCGAGGTGCTGGCCGCGGTGGTGTGGGCGTGGCTGCTGCTCGGCGAGCTGCCGCGGCCCGTGCAGGTCCTCGGCGGGCTGCTCGTGCTCGCGGGCGTCGTCGCGGTCAAGCTCGGCGAGGGCGAGACCTCAGCGGGAGTCCTGCCGGCGGAGGAAGACCTCGCGGTGCAGGAGCAGGAGCGCGGCCGCGACCGGGACGGCCAGCAGTGCGCCGATGATGCCCATCAGGCTGCCGCCGACGAGGGCGGCGATCACGGTGATGGCGCCGGGGATGTCGACCGCCTTCTTCATGATCCGCGGCGAGATGACGTAGGACTCGAGCTGCTGGTAGGCGACGTAGTAGACGCCGGCGACCAGCGCCACGGACGGTGAGACGGTGAGCGCCAGCAGGGTCATGATCACGCCGCTCACCACGGCTCCGAGGACCGGGATCAGGCTGAGCAGCCCGACGATGAACGCCAGCGCGAAGCTGTAGTCACCGAGCCCGACGACGAAGGTGAACACCAACGTGCTGAGGCCGGCGCAGGTGGCGACGAGGAAGGCGCCCGAGACGTAGGCCCCGGTGCTGCGGATGATCTTGTCGCCCAGCTCGCTGACGCGAGGACGGCGCGACGCCGGGGCGAGGCTGTAGCAGGCGTGCTTGATGCTCGGCAGCGAGGCGAGGAAGTAGATCATCAGCACCAGCACGATGAAGGTGTTGGTCAGCGCGGACAGGACCGCGAGGCCGACGCCGAGCGCGCCGCCGAACACCCGCTGGGTGAAGGCGCCGTCCGAGACGTAGTCGCGGGCCTTGTCGATGATCGAGAACCGCTCGTCGAGCTGCTCGACGTAGCGGTTGCGCTGCAGGTCGGTGAACCACTCGGGGGCGTTGCGGGTGATCAGCGCGATCTGGTCGCTGATCACCGGCGCGACCGCGCCGACGAACAGCGTCAGCACGCCGATCACGCCGGCCAGGACGACCACCACCGCGAGGCTGCGCCGCACGCCGCGCCGCATGAACCACTCGACGAGCGGGTTGAGCCCGATCGCGAGGAACATCGCCAGCACGAGCAGCACCAGGACCGACGAGATCCCCAGCACCTGCTGGGTCAGGAAGATCGCGAACAGCGCGCCGAGCGCGCCGAAGAACCCGATGTTGAACGGTGAGTGGCGCAGCACCGAGACCGGCCGGTGGCCGAGCACCGGGGCGGGCGGGTACGACGGCGCCTCGGGCGCGACGACCAGGTCGGTGGCGTCGTCGATCCGCTCGGCGATGGCGGCCGACGACTCGGCGGCCTCGGTCGCCTCCTCGGCGGCCTCCTGCGCGGTCTCGGCCGCGCTGTCGGCACGGTCGGCGGCCTGCTCGGCGCGCTCGGCGGCCTCGGCGGCCTCGGCCACCTCGGCCGCCGCACGCTCCTCCGGGTCGTCCGGGCGGGTCCCGGTCAGGACTCGTCCTCGCCGAACCCGGCGACCACGTCCCGCAGCGCGCCGAGCTGGGCCGTGATGGCGTCGCGACGCTTGGTCACCCGCTCCACCTCGGCCTGGATGTTGGCGAGCTCGCGCTCGGCCTCGGCGGCACGGGTGGTGCTGATCGAGTCGGCCTGGGTCCGCGCGGAGGCGACCACCTGCTCGGCCTCGCGGCGCGCCCGCGACAGCAGCCCCTCGGCCTCCGACTGGGCCTGGGCGCGGTGCGCGTTGGCCTGCGCCGTCGCCTCGCGCGCGCGCTGCTCGGCGGCCGTCGCGCGGTCCTCGGCCTCCTTGACCAGGCGCTGGGTCTCCGCGGTGGCGTTGCTGTGGTGCTCGGCCGCCTCGCGGGCGAGGCGCTCCTTCTCGACCGCCAGCGTGCGGCGGGCCTCCTGCACCTCGCGGTCGGCCGACGCGCGGGCCTGCTCGGCCTCGCGGGTGGCGGTCACCCGCATCTCGTTGGTCTCCTGCTGCGCGGCCAGGCGCAGCTGGTCGGCCTCGCGGCGCGCGGCGGACAGCAGGTCCTCGGCCTCGGCCTTGGCCAGGCTGCGCTCGGTCTCGGCGTCGGCGGTGAGGCGGGCGCGCATCTCGTCGAGCTCCTTGAGCTGGACCAGGCGCATGTCGTCGGCCTCGCGGGCGGCGTCGGCCCGGATGCTGGCGGCGTCGCGCTCGGCGCCCCGGCGGATCTCGTCGGCGTCGCGCTGGGCGCTCGTGCGCACGTCGAGGGCCTCGTCCTCGGCCATCTTGAGCATCGAGGTCGCCCGGCCGCCCAGCCCGGCGTAGGTCGGGTTCGCGTTCTCCTCCAGCTCGGTCCGCGCCCGGTCGAGCTCGGCCTCGAGCTCGATCACGCGCTGCTCGCTGCTGGCGAGGCTGCC
Above is a genomic segment from Nocardioides okcheonensis containing:
- a CDS encoding AI-2E family transporter, whose amino-acid sequence is MAEAAEAAERAEQAADRADSAAETAQEAAEEATEAAESSAAIAERIDDATDLVVAPEAPSYPPAPVLGHRPVSVLRHSPFNIGFFGALGALFAIFLTQQVLGISSVLVLLVLAMFLAIGLNPLVEWFMRRGVRRSLAVVVVLAGVIGVLTLFVGAVAPVISDQIALITRNAPEWFTDLQRNRYVEQLDERFSIIDKARDYVSDGAFTQRVFGGALGVGLAVLSALTNTFIVLVLMIYFLASLPSIKHACYSLAPASRRPRVSELGDKIIRSTGAYVSGAFLVATCAGLSTLVFTFVVGLGDYSFALAFIVGLLSLIPVLGAVVSGVIMTLLALTVSPSVALVAGVYYVAYQQLESYVISPRIMKKAVDIPGAITVIAALVGGSLMGIIGALLAVPVAAALLLLHREVFLRRQDSR
- a CDS encoding coiled-coil domain-containing protein: MSREQGLSIFDEPESGGDSAEETQVLPVTPKSAPEEPRPEPGEGRAGPARRRHRAGRSSRPRPPSAATPSRRSPRGCPPAATPAPARAAAPGPAPATPLPQVRRGGYDKSAVDQRLAQLQSEKTGLAGSLASSEQRVIELEAELDRARTELEENANPTYAGLGGRATSMLKMAEDEALDVRTSAQRDADEIRRGAERDAASIRADAAREADDMRLVQLKELDEMRARLTADAETERSLAKAEAEDLLSAARREADQLRLAAQQETNEMRVTATREAEQARASADREVQEARRTLAVEKERLAREAAEHHSNATAETQRLVKEAEDRATAAEQRAREATAQANAHRAQAQSEAEGLLSRARREAEQVVASARTQADSISTTRAAEAERELANIQAEVERVTKRRDAITAQLGALRDVVAGFGEDES